In Wolbachia endosymbiont (group A) of Pogonocherus hispidulus, the genomic stretch GACATGAAGAAATTCTTTGAAATGCACAGAGATAAAATTGTAGTAGAATTTGGAGGTATAGAAAAATCTCTTATTGAGTTTGTTGATTTTAAAGATATTAAAGAGATATACGTTCCTAAACTAGAGCTACAAGCATTGGCAGCGCGAATAATCCATGTAAATAGCAACCTTAAGCATCCAGATTCCGAGCAACATCAAGGATTGTATCGATCTCGGTTCTAGTAAGTCCAGTTTGTTTGGTTATTATACTAATTTGTGTGATTTATAGAGGTTAATATAACTGACTTGTCTGGAGTATTTAACTGTACAGTCAAATTAAAGAAAAGTAGTAGGAAGAAGGGAAGACCACCTTTTTCCTTCCTTTCATGTTTTTTGTCTGTAGTTGTTGCAACAATTTTACGCTTTTGTTTATACAAAACTATTTTTACGCAGCTTGTTCTCACAAATATACGTACTATTTTTATATTTTTGAAAAAAGCAAACAATTAGATCTTTTATGACGCTAATTAACTTATGTTTTTGCTAAAATATTTTATGGTATAGGTTCAACTATTTCTTTAATATTAATTTGGGTAAGTCTGCTCTAACTGAAACTTTGGTATCTTCTTCAACTGCGTGTAAAAAATAACTGATCAATCGGAAGTGGTAGTAATATGTCAGCTATTTTCGCCATAGTAGTCGAGTCTAGAATCGTTTTGAGCTTTTTTTCTTGATTTTTGCGAGTTAATTTGTTAGACTAGCATTATGTAAATTTTTTTATTGAAGTGATGAATATACAGAAATTAACGGAGTTTTCTGAATTGCATAAAAGCTTTATGCGGAACAGAAGGCCAAGTAAATTGGAAAAGCAATTGTTCGAGATGGGTGAAGAATTTAAAGCGGAACACCCTGAAATCAGATTGAATGAACGCAGTAATGTGATTGATAGAAGAACTTTTGTTGCACACGGTACCAATGCCTGGACGCTTTTTTCAGCATTTGCTTTTACAAATGGCCAATTACTACCAAAAAATGAAGCGAAAGTAAGGGGAATACCTATTGTTGCAGGTGAGTTAATACCAGAGAAACAGAGAGCCAAGCTTTGTGGATACTCCTACCCCAATACAGTGAGTCAAAATAGTGTATCAACTATCCACCTAAACAGTCGAGGATCGTATTTGCTTGATGCATTAAGTTATGCAGAAAATGCATCAAATTATCACAGTTGCAGTTATAATGATTTTCGTGAAAAATGGCTAAAAAAGTACTGTAAACAAGGTGTAGATACAAGTGTGATAAAGAAAGCTGATAAGCTTTTGGCAGATCAATCTATGAAAGATGCATATTGCAAATTATCTAGTATTCCGGTAGTAGCTTTGGGAGATGGAATTGGACAAATCTATATAGGTAGAGGCAAGTATGGAATAGAAAACGAATGCTTGTATGAGAGATTTAACATCAGAGTTATCGTAGTAAGTCAAAAAGATAAAGAGTATATCAAAAATTTGATTGATCAAATCAACCCTAAAATAGCTAAAAGTGTAATGTATTTAACCCGAGAAGAAATTTGTGATTTTGAAGACAAAAGGAGTCCTGGTTCGAATAATTCTATGTTTAGAACAGTTGGGACTAAGTCCATTCCTTGCAGTTATAAAAACAGCTTCGTACATAACTTTTCAGAAGCATTTGAAGATAAACTAACTTTCAGTTTTTCTGATCAGTTTGATATAAAAAAAATAGAAAAGAAAGAACTACTAAAGCGAATAGTAGGAGGTAAACATGAAGAAAATAGTAGTACTCTATCTTATTATCACAATTCAAGCCAACCCTTAGAAGCAACAATTGATGATATAGATTATAGTGTAGTATTTACTAAATCATCTCAATCAGGCGATCATGTACTTGATGAGCAGCTAATAGATTCAGTTAAAAGTGGAGATATAGAAAAGGTGAAGTCCTTGTTAGATAGGGGAGCAAATCCTAATGCTACAAGTTTCAATCGTGCTTTGTCTATAGAGCTCGGAGTATTGATTACAAAAGGCAATACTTTAGCTTTGGGGTATGCTATTTACTTTGGACATACAGAAATTGCTAGGTTGCTTATCGATAGAGGAGCATGTATTAATCGTTATAGTTGTTCTTCTGATAAAAAATCGCACCTAGCTAATGCTGCTGAACATCTTTGCGCAGAGATAATTGAGCTACTTTTAAAGCAAGGAGCAGATGTTGATGTTCAGGATTCTCAAGGTAAGACGCCAATAAGTTTAGGACTTAGAAGTAACATCTTCTGTTATGACAAGGTCTCCAAGATCGACGTTCTCTTTATTTTTTTAGTTCACGGCGCAACTTTAACTGAGGATGATAGAAGAGAAATCAATAAAGATCCTAATTTGCAAGATTGTTTAACAGCGTTCAGAAAGATCAAATCATTGCCTCATTTTGGTAAGCTAATAGAATCAAATAAAAATGGAGATACAAGCGTCATTTTTCAATATATAGGTAATGAAAACAATGCACAGGAACTGATTGAAGAGTTCCAAAACATTAAAAAAGATTATGGTTTTCAGAAAGGACTATCATTTATACCAAAACGCTTGTTGGGTTTTTTAGAATGTGTAATCTCAAAACGTGATACAGGTGTTGCTAAAAATGGGTACGATGATTTAGAGATAGGGGAAGAAGCGGCAAATACATTACTAGGTAAGTTGAAAGAGGTTGTTAAAAAAGATAATTCACAATCAAAAACAAATTCTGTACGGCTTTTTTCTACAAGTGAGCAAGCGCAGGATGCTAAGGGTGAAAATGTAATACGGCTTCCGAAAAAGGCAAAAACTAAACCCAGTAAAGCAATAAAAACTGCTGTTATTTGTGGTGTTATAGCTGCATTGACAGTCGGTGTTGGGTTTGGTATTGCCAATGTCGGGTTATCAACGTTAGTTATAGCTGGCATAGCTGCTGCACTGGTAGTTGGAATTGTTGCTTTTGGTATTACGTATGCGGTATCAAGACCTAGTGACAAGCTAAATGAAACCTACTCAAAGGCGGCATTTGCCCAACCAACTAGATCACCTTTCTTCTCTTGATAATAGATGGATTAGGGTTATAGGTAAATTAAAGCTTTTAAAAAAGTAATACAGTGAATATAATAAAATAAATGTATAAGTTGCACGTGAGAGTTTATGACTATTGACCATTACGGAGTATTAGCAATGAGTAAGGATGTTAATAAGGAAGCTATTTTCTATGGAGCAGTGGGAGCAACTTTCTGTTTATTCTGCTGAAGTGGCTCCATGCAGGTTTGCTGTAAAAACTTCAGCAGCTTTTGCACTCCTTTAAAGCATAATCCATCATATTCTTATAATAGTGATATTAAATATAGATGGTGGTTCTCAATTTTGTTGATCTATAGTAAAATCAGTTCAAACTCGCAGTTGTAAGAAATTTTTTCACCTACAGCTAATCGACGAAAGATTTCTCTAGAAAGGATAAATGAAGTATAAAATGGCTTTAAAAAAGGTAGAAAAATGTCAAAGTCATATAGTGAAGATTTGAGAGAACGTGCTTTGAAAGTAGTAGACAAAAAATGACTATGAGCAAGATGTTCAAAATTGATAGAAAAACAATATATTGATGAAGGAAAAGAAACAAGAAACATAAAACCATCTTCAGGCTATCAAAAGGCACATAGTCTTAAAATCAAAGATTTATT encodes the following:
- a CDS encoding ankyrin repeat domain-containing protein, which encodes MNIQKLTEFSELHKSFMRNRRPSKLEKQLFEMGEEFKAEHPEIRLNERSNVIDRRTFVAHGTNAWTLFSAFAFTNGQLLPKNEAKVRGIPIVAGELIPEKQRAKLCGYSYPNTVSQNSVSTIHLNSRGSYLLDALSYAENASNYHSCSYNDFREKWLKKYCKQGVDTSVIKKADKLLADQSMKDAYCKLSSIPVVALGDGIGQIYIGRGKYGIENECLYERFNIRVIVVSQKDKEYIKNLIDQINPKIAKSVMYLTREEICDFEDKRSPGSNNSMFRTVGTKSIPCSYKNSFVHNFSEAFEDKLTFSFSDQFDIKKIEKKELLKRIVGGKHEENSSTLSYYHNSSQPLEATIDDIDYSVVFTKSSQSGDHVLDEQLIDSVKSGDIEKVKSLLDRGANPNATSFNRALSIELGVLITKGNTLALGYAIYFGHTEIARLLIDRGACINRYSCSSDKKSHLANAAEHLCAEIIELLLKQGADVDVQDSQGKTPISLGLRSNIFCYDKVSKIDVLFIFLVHGATLTEDDRREINKDPNLQDCLTAFRKIKSLPHFGKLIESNKNGDTSVIFQYIGNENNAQELIEEFQNIKKDYGFQKGLSFIPKRLLGFLECVISKRDTGVAKNGYDDLEIGEEAANTLLGKLKEVVKKDNSQSKTNSVRLFSTSEQAQDAKGENVIRLPKKAKTKPSKAIKTAVICGVIAALTVGVGFGIANVGLSTLVIAGIAAALVVGIVAFGITYAVSRPSDKLNETYSKAAFAQPTRSPFFS